Proteins encoded together in one Panthera uncia isolate 11264 chromosome A2, Puncia_PCG_1.0, whole genome shotgun sequence window:
- the RAB19 gene encoding ras-related protein Rab-19, whose product MQFSSSSRAADENFDYLFKIILIGDSNVGKTCVVQHFKSGVYTETQQNTIGVDFTVRSLEIDGKKVKMQVWDTAGQERFRTITQSYYRSAHAAIIAYDLTRRSTFESVPHWIHEIEKYGAANLVIMLIGNKCDMWEKRHVLFEDACTLAEKHGLLAVLETSAKESKNIDEVFVLMARELIARNSLHLLGESPLNNLAMGSRPVLMAQGPKEKTCMC is encoded by the exons ATGCAATTCTCCAGCTCGTCCAGGGCAGCAGATGAGAATTTTGACTATTTGTTCAAGATTATCCTCATTGGGGATTCCAATGTGGGGAAGACGTGTGTGGTGCAGCATTTCAAATCTGGGGTCTACACGGAGACGCAGCAGAACACGATTGGGGTGGATTTCACTGTGCGCTCCCTTGAGATCGATGGCAAGAAAGTGAAG atGCAAGTGTGGGACACAGCAGGCCAGGAGCGCTTCCGGACCATCACGCAAAGCTACTACCGCAGCGCCCACGCGGCCATCATCGCCTACGACCTCACCCGACGCTCCACCTTTGAGTCTGTTCCTCACTGGATCCACGAGATAGAAAAATATGGCGCGGCGAACTTGGTCATTATGCTGATTG GGAACAAGTGTGACATGTGGGAAAAACGGCATGTCCTGTTTGAAGATGCCTGCACGCTGGCTGAGAAACacggcctccttgctgttctggAAACATCTGCTAAGGAGTCTAAGAACATAGACGAGGTCTTCGTGCTGATGGCCAGGGAGCTGATTGCCCGCAACAGCCTGCACTTGCTTGGTGAGAGCCCCCTGAACAACCTGGCCATGGGTTCCAGGCCGGTTCTTATGGCCCAGGGGCCGAAGGAGAAGACCTGCATGTGCTGA